Proteins from a single region of Salinibacter grassmerensis:
- a CDS encoding glycosyltransferase family 4 protein — MACRLAVVTTHPVQYYAPLFRRIAEHESIILNVFYGWTGSTEASYDPGFGQEVEWDLPLLEGYDHTFVPNEADEPGTHHFRGMINPSLPDEMERWGADAVLVFGWGWQSHLQILRHFAGTIPVLFRGDSTLIDERKGLRRWIRRLGLWWVYRYVDRALYVGQHNRAYFRAHGLSEGQLTWVPHAIENARFAEAPDADDEARRWRREIGIPDDALVVLFAGKLGAKKAPDVLVDAFLGLKREAHCVIVGSGPMEDELRTCAGDHPRAHFLGFQNQSRMPVVYRLGDVFVLPSRGPGETWGLAVNEAMACGCPVVVSSNVGCAPNLVDEKNGAVVAPDDADALREALEELLSDPGRLRRMGQRSAERIQNWSVDEAAARTVKAVNSTMALKS, encoded by the coding sequence ATGGCGTGCCGACTTGCGGTCGTGACGACCCATCCCGTCCAGTACTACGCTCCGCTCTTCCGGCGCATCGCTGAACACGAGAGCATCATCCTCAACGTGTTCTACGGCTGGACGGGGAGCACGGAGGCAAGCTACGACCCGGGATTCGGTCAAGAGGTGGAGTGGGACTTGCCCCTGCTAGAGGGGTACGACCATACGTTCGTCCCGAACGAGGCCGACGAGCCGGGGACGCACCACTTCCGTGGGATGATCAATCCGAGCCTCCCCGATGAGATGGAGCGGTGGGGGGCGGATGCGGTGTTGGTGTTTGGATGGGGCTGGCAGAGCCACCTACAGATCCTCCGTCACTTTGCGGGGACGATCCCCGTGCTCTTCCGGGGCGACTCAACCCTGATCGATGAGCGGAAGGGGCTGCGTCGATGGATCCGGCGATTGGGGCTCTGGTGGGTCTACCGGTACGTCGACCGTGCCCTGTACGTGGGGCAGCACAACCGAGCGTATTTCCGAGCCCACGGCCTCTCCGAGGGCCAGCTCACCTGGGTGCCCCACGCGATCGAAAATGCCCGGTTTGCGGAGGCTCCCGACGCGGACGACGAAGCACGTCGGTGGCGCCGCGAGATTGGAATTCCGGACGACGCCCTGGTTGTTTTGTTCGCCGGAAAGCTTGGCGCGAAGAAAGCCCCGGATGTCCTGGTCGACGCCTTTCTAGGACTGAAGAGGGAGGCTCACTGTGTCATCGTTGGCAGTGGACCGATGGAAGATGAGCTAAGAACCTGTGCTGGAGACCACCCTCGCGCCCACTTCCTTGGGTTTCAGAACCAGTCGCGCATGCCAGTCGTCTATCGCCTGGGTGACGTGTTCGTGCTTCCGTCCCGAGGGCCTGGCGAGACGTGGGGTCTGGCTGTGAACGAGGCGATGGCCTGCGGATGCCCGGTCGTCGTGAGTTCGAACGTCGGGTGCGCCCCCAACCTCGTCGATGAAAAAAACGGAGCGGTGGTTGCTCCCGACGACGCGGATGCGTTGCGAGAAGCCCTCGAAGAATTGCTGTCCGATCCCGGGCGGCTCCGGCGCATGGGCCAGCGCTCCGCCGAGCGGATCCAGAACTGGTCAGTCGACGAGGCCGCGGCCCGGACGGTTAAGGCAGTGAATAGCACGATGGCCCTCAAATCGTAG
- a CDS encoding exosortase Y-associated Wzy-like protein: MLRYGLLFIPYVLAVLLWESPTVSYLVAWSGSLYILGLTLSSTVKPLPGGRSLARQLFRPIGLTQLMFAGYTALTSIFYFLDLQGYFYLSHDPFRAASAPKIALAAEAQRYYVLGHAAVSTGVLAAMDYRRSGEWQLRTSMSQPWFMLYLAGGLFLASLAFSWVPGLGQIQGRLSTLAFVASVLSLAVSIVQGRRTLMLANVGVYGVNFLQALLSGQKSEVIVAVLLLAIFLYPWYRRTMTVLAPAVLVVLFAVLPTYVGVIRSLNWRGNVEAEKAAQMAYERVLSDDAPMAEINWQFMTNRFSEIGMFTDYIDYVPDEHPHYGFTLAEHGAMGVIPRAVWPGKPNMERLAMERVYEAGVVKRGTPASAKPKFVVDAYLSGGALGVLLGGLLYGLLASWASRLAERWFGGYLLGSGLVYTALFKVFWLSNAFEFFFNTVFWSFLLMGALFVAGRTTGYLVREPQDQPVAA, translated from the coding sequence ATGCTCCGCTACGGGCTCCTTTTCATACCATATGTCCTGGCGGTGCTTCTGTGGGAGAGCCCCACCGTTTCGTATCTGGTGGCTTGGAGCGGGTCGCTCTATATTCTGGGGTTGACCCTGTCGAGCACCGTGAAGCCGCTCCCGGGGGGACGGTCGCTCGCCCGGCAGCTCTTCCGGCCCATCGGGCTTACGCAGCTCATGTTTGCGGGGTACACGGCCCTTACGTCCATTTTTTACTTCCTCGACCTACAGGGCTACTTCTACCTCAGCCACGACCCATTCCGGGCGGCCTCGGCTCCGAAGATTGCCCTAGCTGCGGAGGCCCAGCGCTACTACGTGTTGGGCCACGCCGCTGTCTCGACGGGCGTGCTGGCCGCGATGGACTACCGGCGGAGTGGAGAATGGCAGCTCCGCACGAGTATGAGCCAGCCCTGGTTTATGCTCTACCTGGCCGGGGGGCTGTTCCTAGCATCCCTGGCGTTTTCGTGGGTGCCCGGCCTGGGCCAAATTCAAGGGCGCCTGTCGACCCTGGCGTTCGTGGCCTCGGTGCTGAGCCTGGCGGTCTCCATCGTGCAGGGCCGCCGGACGCTGATGCTGGCCAACGTGGGCGTATACGGGGTCAACTTCCTCCAGGCCCTCCTGAGCGGGCAAAAGAGCGAGGTGATCGTAGCCGTTCTGCTCCTGGCCATCTTCCTGTATCCGTGGTACAGGCGCACGATGACGGTGCTGGCCCCGGCCGTCCTCGTCGTTCTCTTTGCCGTTCTTCCTACATACGTGGGGGTGATCCGGAGCTTAAACTGGCGGGGTAATGTTGAAGCAGAGAAGGCAGCCCAAATGGCTTACGAGCGCGTTCTGAGTGACGACGCGCCAATGGCCGAGATCAACTGGCAGTTCATGACCAACCGCTTTTCCGAAATCGGCATGTTTACGGACTACATCGACTATGTGCCGGACGAGCACCCGCACTACGGCTTCACGCTCGCAGAGCACGGGGCCATGGGGGTGATCCCCCGGGCCGTATGGCCCGGCAAGCCAAACATGGAGCGGCTGGCGATGGAGCGGGTCTACGAGGCGGGCGTCGTGAAGCGTGGGACGCCTGCCTCGGCCAAGCCCAAGTTTGTCGTCGATGCGTACCTCTCTGGTGGAGCGCTCGGGGTCCTCCTGGGGGGATTGCTGTACGGTCTGCTGGCCTCCTGGGCTTCCCGCTTGGCAGAGCGGTGGTTTGGGGGGTATCTGTTGGGCAGTGGGCTCGTCTACACGGCACTCTTCAAGGTCTTCTGGCTGAGCAATGCCTTCGAGTTCTTCTTCAACACCGTCTTCTGGAGCTTCCTGCTGATGGGTGCGCTCTTCGTGGCGGGGCGCACGACGGGGTACCTCGTTCGCGAGCCGCAGGACCAACCCGTTGCGGCGTAA
- a CDS encoding glycosyltransferase: MALPGPDVLHTVASTQADHGGPSRSVPFLCEALSERVSSVRLVTTVPGEEGNGTSILPGGRVDTRTVVEAGRLRRRLRSPFAFYRTLRAEVRQDSPDLLHDHGLWLPSNAAAALVAWQAERPFVVSTRGMLTDWALHHNRWKKRLAWTAYQKHVLRRADLFHVTSQEEVDVLRDLGFGQPAAIIPNGVPLPDGPLEGERRETSDGHRALFLSRVHPKKGLPMLLEAWAAVRPAGWTLEIVGPSEDGHRAELEAQARRLGLEGAIQFSGSVPDEDKWDVYRRADLFVLPTHSENFGIVVAEALAAGVPALTTTGTPWTDLERHDCGWWVEPDEAALTTALRAAVETSDETRRVMGRRGRRLVEEQYSWPGVAENMTAAYQWLLSDGPRPNVIRQA; this comes from the coding sequence ATGGCGCTCCCTGGCCCGGACGTTCTGCACACCGTCGCCAGCACCCAGGCGGACCACGGCGGGCCGTCGCGGAGCGTGCCGTTCCTCTGTGAGGCTCTCTCGGAGCGAGTCTCGTCGGTGCGCCTGGTTACGACCGTGCCGGGGGAAGAGGGAAACGGGACCTCGATCCTGCCGGGAGGCAGGGTGGACACGCGCACCGTTGTGGAGGCTGGACGGCTGCGCCGGCGGCTCCGATCCCCCTTCGCCTTCTACCGGACGCTGCGGGCAGAAGTAAGGCAGGACTCTCCGGACCTGCTCCACGACCATGGCCTCTGGTTGCCCTCCAACGCGGCCGCAGCGCTCGTCGCGTGGCAGGCAGAGCGCCCCTTCGTGGTCAGCACGCGGGGGATGCTGACGGACTGGGCCCTCCACCACAACCGCTGGAAGAAACGGCTTGCCTGGACGGCATATCAGAAGCACGTGCTTCGGCGGGCTGACCTCTTTCACGTGACGTCGCAGGAAGAGGTCGACGTGCTCCGAGACCTAGGCTTCGGGCAGCCTGCGGCCATTATCCCCAACGGGGTACCACTGCCCGACGGGCCTCTTGAGGGCGAGCGGCGCGAGACGTCCGACGGACACCGGGCCCTGTTCTTGTCCCGGGTCCACCCCAAAAAGGGCCTGCCGATGCTTCTGGAGGCCTGGGCCGCGGTGCGTCCGGCGGGCTGGACACTGGAAATCGTGGGACCGAGCGAAGACGGGCACCGGGCGGAGCTGGAGGCGCAGGCCCGGCGGCTCGGGCTTGAAGGGGCGATCCAGTTTTCGGGATCGGTGCCCGACGAGGACAAGTGGGACGTGTACCGCCGGGCCGACCTCTTCGTCCTGCCGACCCACAGCGAAAACTTCGGAATCGTCGTCGCCGAGGCGCTCGCGGCCGGCGTTCCGGCCCTCACCACGACTGGAACGCCCTGGACGGACCTGGAGCGTCACGACTGTGGATGGTGGGTAGAGCCAGACGAGGCGGCGCTTACCACAGCCCTGCGGGCGGCCGTTGAGACCAGTGACGAAACGCGGCGAGTGATGGGGCGGCGGGGGCGGCGCCTTGTGGAAGAGCAGTACTCCTGGCCCGGCGTGGCGGAGAACATGACAGCGGCCTACCAGTGGCTGCTGAGCGACGGGCCTCGTCCCAATGTCATTCGGCAGGCGTAG
- a CDS encoding WcaF family extracellular polysaccharide biosynthesis acetyltransferase, which produces MADPELDIAANRSARKYDVGELVRRILWGVGAMLFRWTPRLLYGTRNALLRLFGAEVGRNVRIHPRATIYFPWNLSIGDWSSVGEEALIYNLGPIEIGDQVTISQRAHLCAGTHDASDPAMPLRKPPIAVEDQAWVCADAFVGPGVTVGGGAVVGARAVAVGDVEPWAVVGGNPARTIKERTLDTDPSP; this is translated from the coding sequence ATGGCAGACCCGGAGCTCGACATTGCCGCTAACCGGTCGGCCCGAAAGTACGACGTGGGCGAACTTGTCCGGCGGATATTGTGGGGCGTCGGGGCGATGCTGTTCCGGTGGACGCCGCGCCTGCTCTACGGCACGCGAAACGCGCTGCTGCGCCTCTTCGGGGCCGAGGTGGGCCGCAACGTCCGCATTCACCCCCGCGCTACGATCTACTTCCCCTGGAACCTGTCGATTGGCGACTGGAGCTCGGTCGGCGAGGAAGCTCTCATCTATAACCTTGGGCCCATTGAGATCGGGGATCAGGTGACGATCTCACAGCGGGCGCACCTCTGTGCGGGGACGCACGACGCGAGCGACCCCGCCATGCCGCTCCGAAAGCCGCCCATTGCCGTCGAAGACCAGGCCTGGGTGTGTGCCGACGCGTTCGTCGGGCCTGGAGTGACTGTGGGTGGGGGGGCCGTCGTCGGGGCACGGGCCGTGGCAGTGGGGGACGTCGAGCCGTGGGCCGTTGTCGGTGGAAACCCCGCTCGTACAATCAAAGAACGCACCCTGGATACGGACCCGTCGCCATGA
- a CDS encoding glycosyltransferase family 2 protein, with protein sequence MISVLVLTLNEEINIGDCLDSVAWADDVLVLDSGSEDRTVEIARDRGARVLHRDFDDFASQRNYGLEAGGLRHDWVLHLDADERVTPALRESLREAVGRGEHRAYRVPSKLIFQGRWLKHAGMYPTYQVRFGRREALTFTQVGHGQRGALPPEQVGTIDEPLRHHAFSKGISDWVRRHNRYSSDEAGHARATALRDVDWSSLLTGTAQARRRALKDLSYALPCRPLLRFLYVYVGRLGLLDGRPGFDYAILLAFYEYLIGLKRREHARDGSRTHAEESADAPLEQDPQSPQL encoded by the coding sequence ATGATCTCCGTTCTCGTCCTGACGCTCAATGAGGAGATTAACATCGGCGACTGCCTCGACTCGGTAGCTTGGGCCGACGACGTGCTCGTGCTGGACTCGGGAAGCGAAGACCGCACGGTCGAGATCGCCCGCGATCGAGGAGCGCGCGTCCTACACCGAGACTTCGACGACTTCGCGAGCCAGCGCAACTACGGGCTGGAAGCGGGAGGCCTCCGCCACGACTGGGTGCTCCACCTCGACGCCGACGAGCGCGTGACGCCGGCCCTGCGCGAGTCGCTCCGGGAGGCGGTGGGCCGCGGCGAGCACCGGGCCTACCGGGTGCCCTCGAAGTTGATCTTTCAGGGACGATGGCTCAAGCACGCGGGGATGTACCCGACCTACCAGGTACGCTTCGGCCGCCGCGAGGCGCTCACGTTCACGCAGGTGGGTCACGGGCAACGCGGCGCCCTTCCGCCCGAGCAGGTCGGCACGATTGACGAGCCGCTCCGGCACCACGCCTTTTCGAAGGGGATTTCTGACTGGGTGCGCCGCCACAACCGCTACTCGTCCGACGAGGCGGGCCACGCCCGGGCGACGGCGCTCCGGGACGTCGACTGGTCGTCACTCCTGACGGGAACTGCACAGGCGCGGCGCCGGGCCCTCAAGGACCTCTCCTACGCGCTTCCCTGTCGCCCGCTGCTTCGGTTCCTGTACGTGTATGTCGGGCGCCTTGGCCTGTTGGACGGGCGGCCGGGCTTCGACTACGCGATCCTGCTCGCCTTCTACGAGTACCTGATCGGCCTTAAACGGCGCGAGCATGCGCGCGATGGGAGCCGAACCCATGCAGAGGAGTCAGCGGACGCCCCGCTTGAACAAGACCCGCAGTCCCCGCAGTTGTAA
- a CDS encoding nucleotidyltransferase domain-containing protein, with amino-acid sequence MSGSDTYEFVQTCLSHRSDAARREAARPFLEAGVDWNAVQRLARQHRVLPLFFRGLEDLLGPELPPPMHEQIQEHRRGVRIRNTFLAQELGRVCRRFDDAGLPLLAMKGPVLAQSAYGDIALRYSVDADVAIPGDQFSEADRLLNDLGYEPAPKRKGMSGWRASLSRYLDGQWEFTRGNTFTLDVHTRLMPPGYAFSSDFHTFWEQARPVRLADDAVVTGFSPEDRLLVLVHHGIKNQWRALRHVADVAATIRGADMDWDALSARAETMNCTRALKLGLHMARGLLDVMLPSRVEERFLDSSTENVFASMKSYLQSRPQQSSLPLTDRVHLQIATKDSLTDQVRYGAHSVLHHLWSGLLRP; translated from the coding sequence ATGTCCGGTTCTGACACATATGAGTTCGTTCAAACGTGTCTCTCGCACCGCTCTGACGCGGCGCGGCGCGAGGCGGCCCGGCCGTTCCTCGAGGCCGGTGTCGACTGGAATGCCGTCCAGCGCCTGGCGCGCCAGCACCGCGTGCTTCCGCTCTTCTTTCGAGGCCTGGAAGACCTCCTCGGCCCTGAACTTCCGCCTCCGATGCACGAGCAGATTCAAGAGCACAGACGGGGCGTTCGGATCCGCAACACATTTCTGGCGCAGGAGCTTGGCCGCGTGTGCCGGCGGTTCGACGATGCGGGACTGCCGCTCTTGGCCATGAAAGGCCCTGTGCTCGCACAATCTGCATACGGCGACATTGCCCTGCGGTACTCGGTAGATGCGGACGTGGCAATCCCCGGTGATCAATTTTCAGAGGCTGACCGCCTCCTAAATGATCTCGGATACGAGCCCGCTCCCAAGCGAAAGGGCATGAGTGGGTGGCGAGCGTCCCTGTCCCGCTACCTCGATGGCCAGTGGGAATTTACGCGAGGGAATACGTTCACCCTGGATGTGCACACCCGGCTGATGCCGCCCGGATATGCGTTCTCTTCGGACTTCCATACGTTTTGGGAGCAGGCGCGTCCTGTTCGCCTCGCCGACGACGCTGTGGTGACGGGGTTCTCCCCAGAAGATCGACTCCTGGTGCTCGTCCATCATGGCATCAAGAATCAGTGGCGGGCCCTGCGCCACGTCGCGGACGTTGCGGCCACTATTCGGGGGGCAGACATGGACTGGGACGCTTTGAGCGCCCGCGCGGAAACGATGAATTGCACCCGCGCGCTGAAATTGGGCCTTCACATGGCCCGCGGCCTTTTGGATGTGATGCTCCCGAGCCGCGTCGAGGAACGCTTTCTGGATAGCTCCACCGAGAACGTTTTCGCGTCCATGAAATCATATCTGCAGAGCCGCCCACAGCAGTCATCGCTGCCGCTTACGGATCGCGTGCATCTCCAGATTGCGACGAAGGATTCCCTCACGGACCAGGTGCGCTACGGGGCCCACTCGGTACTGCATCACCTCTGGTCGGGCCTGCTCAGGCCGTAG
- a CDS encoding PqqD family protein has translation MESTMIDESSVIVAAEHQTSAEVDGESVILDLEEGIYYGLNPVGARVWDQVQEPATVEEIVAAITAEYDVDSERCLKDVLSLLRDLKEDDLIEIKE, from the coding sequence ATGGAATCAACCATGATCGATGAGTCCTCCGTCATCGTTGCGGCGGAGCACCAGACTTCCGCAGAAGTGGACGGGGAGAGCGTTATTCTAGACCTGGAGGAAGGAATCTATTACGGACTGAATCCCGTCGGGGCTCGGGTCTGGGACCAAGTCCAAGAGCCCGCCACCGTCGAAGAGATTGTGGCGGCCATCACGGCCGAGTACGATGTGGATTCTGAGCGGTGCCTCAAAGATGTACTCTCCCTACTCCGTGACCTCAAGGAGGACGATCTGATCGAGATCAAGGAGTGA
- the asnB gene encoding asparagine synthase (glutamine-hydrolyzing), whose product MSGIAGLYYLDGRPVDTDINRMVDKMEHRGPDEQAVWTSGPVGIGHCMLHTTPESLHASLPQESSQSGCVITADARIDNREDLIQGLRLPTDPDRVIPDTTLILRAYEEWGRDCVQHLLGAFSFAIWDPREEHAFCAIDHFGVRPLYYYHEQRRIFAFASEIKSLLALDDVPEEPDEVRLADHLLTPIEEDSTRTYFKDISGLAPAHVFTVGPNHATETQYWALDPSQEVQLSSDEEYAERFHSLFRDAVGARLRSTTPVGCMLSGGLDSSSIACQAAKMSGRSSGSPSVHTFSAVFGEETGSDESPYIKSVLSKYDELQPHFIQGDEKSPLADWDELYEYVDGACTAGNIYIFWRSNRSARDHGIRVMLDGFDGDTTVSYGKGFFYELREEGRLLRLATEAALLANHWGESPRHVAWNWVKGSVVSLPVISQLMKVRQYLKGQSEDAPERHMGPAWQNMLSEETARKVAPHVSNDNGSAPKTDHEHHRAQLDQAVMKRILDLWNQVGAASSVETRYPFYDKRLVEFCLALPPEQKIRWGWDRFVMRRAMEGVLPSAVQWREDKGDLSLALDENLIAHERPLLNRLMDDDFGGVDRFVSSDHLREAVRNYLDGKTGSGHEGKGLFVWRALSLALWLRHRDL is encoded by the coding sequence ATGAGCGGCATCGCGGGCCTCTACTATCTGGACGGGCGTCCGGTTGACACCGATATTAACCGGATGGTCGATAAAATGGAGCACCGGGGTCCGGACGAACAGGCGGTTTGGACCAGTGGCCCAGTCGGAATTGGGCACTGCATGCTGCACACGACTCCTGAATCGCTTCACGCCTCTCTCCCCCAAGAAAGTTCGCAGAGCGGCTGTGTCATCACCGCCGACGCACGAATCGACAACCGAGAGGATCTCATCCAGGGTCTTCGGCTGCCCACAGACCCCGACCGGGTCATCCCGGACACCACGCTGATCCTACGAGCCTACGAAGAATGGGGGCGGGACTGCGTTCAGCACCTGCTCGGGGCATTTTCCTTCGCGATCTGGGACCCGAGGGAAGAACACGCATTCTGTGCCATTGACCACTTCGGAGTCCGACCGCTCTACTACTATCATGAGCAGAGAAGAATCTTCGCGTTTGCCTCCGAGATCAAATCCTTGCTTGCCCTGGACGACGTTCCCGAGGAACCCGACGAGGTCCGGCTTGCCGACCACCTCCTCACACCAATCGAAGAAGACTCGACGCGCACGTACTTCAAGGACATTTCCGGACTGGCTCCCGCACATGTTTTCACCGTCGGGCCGAACCACGCCACAGAAACACAGTACTGGGCGCTTGATCCGAGCCAAGAAGTGCAGCTCTCCTCCGACGAGGAGTACGCCGAGCGGTTTCATTCCCTGTTTAGGGATGCCGTAGGGGCGCGGCTGAGAAGCACCACTCCCGTCGGCTGTATGCTAAGCGGGGGGCTGGACTCCTCATCGATTGCGTGTCAGGCAGCCAAGATGTCCGGAAGATCATCGGGCTCTCCTTCGGTTCATACGTTCTCAGCAGTCTTCGGGGAGGAGACGGGATCCGACGAAAGCCCCTATATCAAGTCCGTGCTTTCGAAGTACGACGAGCTCCAGCCTCACTTCATTCAAGGAGACGAAAAAAGTCCACTCGCCGATTGGGACGAGCTTTACGAATATGTAGATGGCGCCTGCACGGCTGGAAATATATACATTTTCTGGAGGTCCAACCGTAGTGCAAGAGACCACGGCATCCGGGTCATGCTTGATGGATTCGATGGAGATACGACCGTCTCATATGGGAAGGGGTTTTTCTACGAGCTCCGGGAGGAAGGCCGACTACTAAGACTGGCAACGGAGGCCGCCCTTTTGGCGAACCATTGGGGCGAGTCTCCACGGCATGTGGCCTGGAACTGGGTCAAGGGGTCTGTCGTCTCCCTGCCTGTGATTTCTCAGCTTATGAAAGTGCGACAATACCTGAAGGGGCAGAGCGAAGACGCTCCAGAACGTCACATGGGCCCCGCGTGGCAGAACATGCTGAGTGAAGAGACGGCTCGAAAAGTAGCTCCTCACGTAAGCAACGACAACGGGTCCGCTCCAAAGACAGACCACGAACATCACCGTGCGCAGCTGGACCAGGCGGTCATGAAGCGCATTTTGGACTTGTGGAATCAGGTAGGGGCGGCCTCGTCGGTGGAGACCAGATATCCCTTCTATGACAAGCGCCTCGTGGAATTCTGTCTTGCTCTCCCTCCCGAACAAAAAATCCGGTGGGGGTGGGACCGGTTTGTCATGCGTCGTGCGATGGAAGGAGTACTCCCATCGGCCGTGCAGTGGCGGGAAGACAAGGGAGACTTGAGTCTCGCCCTCGATGAGAACCTCATAGCCCACGAGCGTCCTCTACTTAACCGTTTGATGGATGATGACTTCGGCGGTGTCGACCGATTCGTATCTTCTGATCATCTGCGAGAGGCTGTGCGGAATTACCTCGATGGAAAAACCGGTAGTGGCCACGAAGGCAAAGGGCTCTTCGTCTGGCGTGCCCTTTCACTTGCTCTTTGGTTGCGCCACAGAGATCTGTGA
- a CDS encoding lasso RiPP family leader peptide-containing protein has protein sequence MNEKKEYIKPSIVNYGSVEEVTRGGGASSSDGQGDNTAYSPGHPGYDANA, from the coding sequence ATGAACGAAAAAAAGGAATACATCAAGCCGTCAATCGTGAACTACGGCTCCGTTGAAGAGGTCACGCGCGGAGGCGGTGCATCTTCGTCTGATGGCCAAGGTGATAACACGGCGTACAGCCCTGGCCACCCGGGTTATGATGCAAACGCATAA
- a CDS encoding glycosyltransferase family 2 protein codes for MAIPVSILICTRNRASHLRKTLQSVSRVSIPDRLDPELIVVDNGSTDETAEVIRATSAESMPLRRVTEPTPGVARARNAAIQHAEGRLLLWLDDDVRVPGNWLHCMTRPILETEADAVAGTVELPSHLERTWMQPFHRTALASTESIDSETPQNIISANMAFDRAVLADVPGFDPELGPGSQVGALEDTLFSWQLRSAGYRIGRVTKTAVEHHFDEQRLTRDAFIRAAIARGKSLAYIRYHWLHYSQEDWTHQSHAYEVWRHPQLILAKRLTDWTVQRWLHWFKARPAPIERREFWTLLNAYSLRQYLRERTRPRHYKERGLGKIRGEQLPQRREGSKP; via the coding sequence ATGGCGATTCCTGTTTCCATACTGATCTGTACGCGGAATCGAGCTTCCCACCTACGGAAGACGCTTCAGTCGGTCAGTCGAGTCTCGATCCCGGATCGCCTCGACCCCGAGTTGATCGTCGTGGACAACGGGTCGACGGATGAGACCGCCGAGGTGATACGGGCCACTTCTGCTGAGAGCATGCCGCTCCGTCGCGTGACCGAGCCAACCCCAGGAGTTGCGCGGGCTCGGAATGCTGCCATTCAACACGCGGAAGGGCGCCTCCTTCTGTGGCTAGATGACGATGTCCGAGTCCCGGGGAACTGGCTCCACTGCATGACGCGGCCAATCCTGGAGACCGAGGCTGATGCCGTCGCCGGGACGGTCGAGCTTCCCTCTCACCTGGAGCGGACCTGGATGCAACCGTTTCATCGCACGGCCCTGGCCTCAACAGAGTCCATTGATTCTGAGACTCCCCAGAACATCATCAGTGCAAATATGGCGTTCGACCGGGCCGTGCTTGCGGATGTGCCCGGCTTCGATCCCGAACTGGGCCCCGGGAGCCAGGTGGGCGCGCTGGAGGATACGCTGTTTTCCTGGCAACTGCGAAGCGCCGGATATCGAATCGGGAGGGTCACGAAGACGGCCGTAGAACACCACTTCGATGAGCAACGATTGACCCGAGACGCGTTCATCCGGGCAGCCATCGCCCGCGGGAAATCGCTCGCGTACATCCGCTACCACTGGCTCCACTATTCCCAGGAGGACTGGACCCATCAGTCTCATGCGTATGAGGTGTGGCGCCATCCTCAACTCATCCTGGCGAAGCGATTGACCGATTGGACCGTCCAGCGATGGCTTCACTGGTTTAAGGCACGTCCGGCCCCAATCGAGCGGCGGGAATTTTGGACCCTCCTAAACGCGTATAGCCTCCGCCAATACCTCCGAGAGCGGACGCGTCCCCGACATTACAAAGAGCGGGGGCTCGGAAAAATCCGCGGTGAGCAACTCCCTCAGCGTCGTGAAGGATCAAAGCCATAA